The following are encoded in a window of Desulfopila inferna genomic DNA:
- a CDS encoding TRAP transporter large permease has protein sequence MIFVALVILVLCLIIGVPVPVSFMASAAWLIFFGGPAGDGYQATQLLPYGYGQMNSTSLIAIALFIAAGGIMERGKIGEKLIDFVDVFVGHFKGGLGIVTVISCAIVGSIAGAACATLSCVGSIIFPRFHAEGYPRGVAAALLANASLLGLLIPPNATLIIFAWISGQSVLACFLATVVPGFITIALLISVNWWLLRHNTTIKIGEKKNRTNKDRIRLFKSRGRMALPAMMLPVIVLGGIYGGIMTTTEASAMAVLYAIPVGLFVYKGLNPKSTYEVMVETAVTTGVIMVMLYSVAMLSRLYILEDLPGVLLGVFYAISTDPLMVMFMINIFLVILGMLMDDISVVVLSTPVLMPIILDLGFNPIHYAAIVGVNTGLGCITPPAAPVLYLSGRLGGAPIDEMMKPCLWFILLCWIPVLFVTVFFPKLSLFLPHYIMGTPW, from the coding sequence ATGATTTTTGTTGCGCTCGTAATTCTTGTGCTCTGCTTGATAATCGGCGTCCCGGTCCCGGTAAGCTTCATGGCTTCAGCGGCATGGTTGATATTTTTCGGTGGCCCCGCCGGGGATGGCTATCAGGCCACGCAGCTGCTCCCCTACGGATATGGCCAGATGAATTCCACATCGTTGATTGCCATTGCTCTGTTCATCGCCGCCGGCGGCATCATGGAGCGTGGAAAAATCGGCGAAAAACTGATTGATTTCGTCGATGTTTTTGTCGGGCACTTCAAGGGGGGACTGGGAATCGTCACCGTCATATCCTGTGCCATTGTCGGATCTATCGCCGGAGCTGCCTGTGCCACACTGTCCTGTGTCGGATCCATCATTTTTCCACGGTTTCATGCTGAAGGATATCCACGGGGGGTTGCCGCTGCACTTCTGGCAAACGCTTCACTTCTGGGACTGCTTATTCCGCCCAATGCAACCTTGATTATCTTCGCCTGGATAAGCGGTCAATCGGTGCTGGCATGTTTCCTCGCCACAGTTGTTCCCGGCTTCATTACCATTGCACTGCTCATCTCGGTGAACTGGTGGCTTCTCCGTCATAACACCACCATAAAAATAGGCGAAAAGAAAAACAGGACCAATAAAGACAGGATACGACTGTTCAAATCAAGGGGAAGGATGGCTCTGCCGGCGATGATGCTGCCGGTAATAGTTCTCGGAGGTATATACGGCGGAATAATGACCACCACAGAGGCATCGGCGATGGCCGTACTTTATGCGATCCCTGTCGGCTTGTTCGTTTATAAAGGGCTCAACCCGAAAAGCACCTATGAGGTAATGGTCGAAACTGCTGTTACCACCGGTGTCATCATGGTGATGCTCTATTCTGTGGCAATGCTGAGCCGGCTCTATATTCTGGAAGACCTCCCGGGCGTCTTGCTTGGCGTGTTCTATGCCATTTCCACTGACCCGCTCATGGTCATGTTCATGATCAATATCTTTCTTGTTATCCTGGGCATGCTCATGGATGATATCAGCGTAGTGGTCCTGTCGACACCGGTCCTTATGCCTATCATACTGGATTTGGGCTTCAATCCCATTCACTATGCCGCAATTGTCGGCGTCAACACGGGTCTTGGCTGCATCACCCCACCGGCGGCGCCTGTACTATATCTCTCCGGACGGCTGGGAGGAGCACCGATTGATGAGATGATGAAGCCCTGTCTGTGGTTCATCCTGTTATGCTGGATTCCGGTACTCTTCGTGACGGTATTTTTCCCCAAGCTATCCCTGTTCCTGCCCCATTATATAATGGGAACACCTTGGTAA
- a CDS encoding TRAP transporter small permease subunit produces the protein MSDIKNEDVCATTAECVTTVDAPQNIFDRIIINSFSIICFSSAVVLTLTICLAAFFRYVLEKNLYGYEEWVKILAFWLYFIGAAIGAYSRTHVSADLVNAYLPDGKLKEFLVVLRNFITVCVGGLFAWYGYEFFMFGFMGPLGTGIAIPKTSVWRIPLWLGYLSVFLGLLFMVYYFARDLVLSLRELFRRKKK, from the coding sequence GTGTCAGATATCAAGAATGAAGATGTATGTGCCACAACGGCTGAATGCGTTACTACCGTGGACGCACCTCAAAATATCTTCGACCGCATAATCATCAATTCTTTTTCCATCATCTGCTTTTCTTCTGCTGTTGTCCTTACTCTCACCATCTGTCTCGCCGCTTTTTTTCGTTATGTCCTCGAGAAGAATCTGTACGGCTATGAGGAATGGGTCAAAATACTTGCTTTCTGGCTCTATTTCATAGGAGCGGCAATCGGAGCCTATAGCCGCACCCACGTTTCCGCAGATCTGGTCAACGCCTATTTGCCCGATGGTAAACTTAAGGAGTTTTTAGTCGTTCTGAGAAATTTCATAACCGTCTGTGTAGGTGGGCTTTTTGCGTGGTACGGCTATGAATTCTTTATGTTCGGGTTTATGGGTCCTTTAGGCACCGGAATAGCTATTCCCAAGACAAGCGTTTGGAGAATTCCGCTGTGGCTGGGCTATTTATCCGTTTTCTTAGGCTTGCTTTTCATGGTCTACTACTTCGCCAGGGACCTGGTTCTCAGTCTGCGTGAATTGTTCAGGAGGAAAAAGAAATGA